In one Lolium rigidum isolate FL_2022 chromosome 3, APGP_CSIRO_Lrig_0.1, whole genome shotgun sequence genomic region, the following are encoded:
- the LOC124704626 gene encoding uncharacterized protein LOC124704626 isoform X2 — MDLEVKEPRPSSEPNLFLQWGSRKRLRCVKTREDGSPSPARSEVVRRTIPRVNRPLLGGDVAQFRSPRRPSTLHRRKSEALAGEARQSISVSPDKDRYYSTRGSPFTFEGHGFEFNGGVEEKGNTALPRFFISLSNKEKEEDFMVMKGCKLPQRPKKRPKLMQKCLLTVCPGAWLSDLTHERYEVREKKSSKKRARGLKALCMESDSE; from the exons ATGGATCTGGAGGTCAAGGAACCAAGGCCCTCTAGCGAGCCGAATCTCTTCCTGCAATGGGGCAGCCGGAAGCGGCTTCGCTGCGTCAAGACGCGCGAAGATGGCTCGCCGTCGCCAGCTCGGTCTGAGGTGGTTAGACGCACCATACCCCGGGTGAACCGGCCCCTTCTGGGAGGCGATGTTGCGCAGTTTCGTTCTCCGCGGCGCCCTAGCACCCTTCACCGAAG GAAATCCGAGGCTCTGGCAGGGGAGGCCAGGCAGTCCATATCGGTCTCGCCGGACAAGGACCGGTATTACTCCACCAGGGGTTCCCCGTTTACTTTTGAGGGGCATGGCTTTGAGTTCAATGGTGGAGTGGAAGAGAAGGGCAACACCGCTCTGCCAAGATTCTTCATCTCATTGtccaacaaggagaaagaggaggactTCATGGTAATGAAGGGCTGCAAGCTCCCACAGAGGCCTAAGAAGAGGCCCAagttgatgcagaagtgcttgctt ACGGTGTGCCCAGGAGCATGGCTGTCGGATTTGACCCATGAGAGGTATGAAGTTAGAGAGAAGAAGAGTTCCAAAAAG AGGGCTAGAGGACTGAAGGCTCTGTGCATGGAGAGTGATTCAGAGTAG
- the LOC124704626 gene encoding uncharacterized protein LOC124704626 isoform X1: MVMDLEVKEPRPSSEPNLFLQWGSRKRLRCVKTREDGSPSPARSEVVRRTIPRVNRPLLGGDVAQFRSPRRPSTLHRRKSEALAGEARQSISVSPDKDRYYSTRGSPFTFEGHGFEFNGGVEEKGNTALPRFFISLSNKEKEEDFMVMKGCKLPQRPKKRPKLMQKCLLTVCPGAWLSDLTHERYEVREKKSSKKRARGLKALCMESDSE, translated from the exons ATGGTG ATGGATCTGGAGGTCAAGGAACCAAGGCCCTCTAGCGAGCCGAATCTCTTCCTGCAATGGGGCAGCCGGAAGCGGCTTCGCTGCGTCAAGACGCGCGAAGATGGCTCGCCGTCGCCAGCTCGGTCTGAGGTGGTTAGACGCACCATACCCCGGGTGAACCGGCCCCTTCTGGGAGGCGATGTTGCGCAGTTTCGTTCTCCGCGGCGCCCTAGCACCCTTCACCGAAG GAAATCCGAGGCTCTGGCAGGGGAGGCCAGGCAGTCCATATCGGTCTCGCCGGACAAGGACCGGTATTACTCCACCAGGGGTTCCCCGTTTACTTTTGAGGGGCATGGCTTTGAGTTCAATGGTGGAGTGGAAGAGAAGGGCAACACCGCTCTGCCAAGATTCTTCATCTCATTGtccaacaaggagaaagaggaggactTCATGGTAATGAAGGGCTGCAAGCTCCCACAGAGGCCTAAGAAGAGGCCCAagttgatgcagaagtgcttgctt ACGGTGTGCCCAGGAGCATGGCTGTCGGATTTGACCCATGAGAGGTATGAAGTTAGAGAGAAGAAGAGTTCCAAAAAG AGGGCTAGAGGACTGAAGGCTCTGTGCATGGAGAGTGATTCAGAGTAG